The genomic segment TAACTAATTGATTTGATGAGAAATGCGAGACTGGTGCTTAGTCTCGCCACTTTTGGTTTATTTGAGCGACTTTGTCTCTTTGACTGATAAATAAATCGACCAATTCTGGATCAAAGTGCTTGCCTTTTTGATCGTTTAAAAGTGCGAATGCTTTTTCTAAAGGCCAGGCATCCTTGTATGGACGTTTACTGGTTAAGGCGTCGAAAACATCCGCAATGGCGGTAATACGCCCTGCTTGAGGTATATCTGAGCCAACAAGCCCTTCAGGGTATCCGCTGCCGTCAAACTTTTCGTGATGGGTCCGGGCAACGACTTTCGCTAATTGCAGTAATGGCGAACGGGTTTCGCCAATAATGTGCAGCCCCATGATTGGGTGTTGCCTCATGATATCAAACTCCTCATCAGACAAAGGGCCCGGCTTTTGCAATATGGCATCAGGAATACCAATTTTGCCGATGTCATGCATGGGAGCGGCATACAGTAAAGCTTCCGCTTCATCTTCGCTCCATCCTGCTGCTAAAGCCAATAAGTGTGAGTATTCGCTCATGCGTTTGACGTGCAAGCCAGTTTCATTGTCTTTGTATTCAGACGCGCGACCAAGCATGTGAATAATATCGAGTTGAGTGCGCTTTATTTGATCGACGTTTACCAAGGATAGGTGGGTTTTGACGCGAGCTTTGACGATGGCGGGGGAAATCGGCTTCGTAATGTAATCCACGCCACCGACATCAAAGCCCTTGGTTTCATCATCAGGGTCACTGAGCGCGGTGACAAAAATGACCGGAATATGTTCTAAGTCAGATTGTTGTTTTAGTTGCTGACAAGTTTCAAAACCAGTCATGTCTGGCATCATCACATCGAGTAAGATTAAATCGGGTGTTTCTTTTTGTGCAATTTGCAGTGCCTGTTGACCTGATTTGGCAAACATTAATTGGTAGTCTTGTTCAAGAGTGATTTTTAAAATACGCAAGTTGACCGCTTCGTCATCAACAATTAAAAGCTTTTGTTTTAGTGCGTTTTTATCCATTTAACTTGCCTTATGAAATTGTTGCTTTAACGTACGTGCATGTTGCAGAGCTTGTTCAAGCTCAAAGTCCTCAACGGCATTGATCAGCTTTTCTAATTGACTTGAATACTGTTTGGCTAGTAAATTTGTTAGTTGTTCAATCAATTCATCTTCACATTGGTGGTGCTCTAGTTGCCCAATTAAGGTATCGAATAGAGCGATCACGTCGGCACTATTGAGTGACGGGGTATCGGCGTTGTCTGATTCAACGGCGTTGTCATCACTGGGAACTTGTAATGTTAATTGCGCGATGTAATCGGTGGCTTGTTGCCAATCTTGCTGACTGAGAGACAATTGGTTGTGCTTGGCGTGCTTTTCTGATGCAGCAAATTTCTCCATTGCTGCGGGTAAAGCAAGATTACCAGTTAAGCCTTTGAGAGTATGAGCAAGACGTACAACATTGATATTGTCTTTTTGTTCAATGGCTTCATCAAACTCTTGAATATAGTTTGGCCACTGTTGTAGGAAACGTCTAATTTGATGCCAATAACTGTGCTCATCACCCCATAAATTAATGGCTTGATTTAAATTAAACAAGCGGTTGTCGGAGGATTGATCGTCCTCAGTGTCCCCTTCACTGTGCCAATCGAGTTGTAATACGGTCGCCATTTCCTTACATAGCTTCGGGTAATCAATGGGTTTATTGGCAAAACCATTCATACCAGCTTGGGTGGCCTCTAAACGGTCTTGTTGTAACACACTGGCGGTTAGGGCAATGATCGGTGTCGCGGGTAAGTTGTGTTCACGTTCAAAATCACGGCGTAGGCTGGCTGCCGATAAGCCATCAAGTATCGGCATTTGTAAGTCCATCAGAACGACATCACAGTGGTGATCAACCATTTTTTCCAATGCTTGCTCGCCATTTTTGGCGGTGAGGACCTTGTGGTTATCTCGTTTTAGCATGAGGGAGAGCAGTTCAATATTCTGGTCAATATCGTCAACGACCAACACAGTTAATGGCGGTAAATTTTGTAGTGACTGGCTTTTTTGTGCCTCTTGAGGGAGTTCCGTAGGTTCTAGCGGTAAGGTGATGATAAAGGTGCTACCGACATTTAATTCACTATGGCACTCGATGTCTCCGTGCATAAGTTCAATCAATTGTTTACTGATCGTCGTACCCAGTCCCGTTCCGCCAAAGCGTCGACTCATAGAGGCATCTGCCTGTGCAAAAGGCTCAAAAATTTGACGAATTTGTGCTTCATTCATGCCAATACCCGAGTCTTCAATAATGAAGCAGACACCATCATCTGTCGTTTCAACGGTCAGTAAAACGTGACCTTGTTGGGTAAACTTTACCGCATTGCCAATCAAATTCATCAGCACTTGTCGAATTCGCTCTGGTGCGCCGATATAAGCAGGGTGCAACGCAGTTGAAATTTGCGTGTTTAGCTCAAT from the Vibrio sp. HB236076 genome contains:
- a CDS encoding HD domain-containing phosphohydrolase, which codes for MDKNALKQKLLIVDDEAVNLRILKITLEQDYQLMFAKSGQQALQIAQKETPDLILLDVMMPDMTGFETCQQLKQQSDLEHIPVIFVTALSDPDDETKGFDVGGVDYITKPISPAIVKARVKTHLSLVNVDQIKRTQLDIIHMLGRASEYKDNETGLHVKRMSEYSHLLALAAGWSEDEAEALLYAAPMHDIGKIGIPDAILQKPGPLSDEEFDIMRQHPIMGLHIIGETRSPLLQLAKVVARTHHEKFDGSGYPEGLVGSDIPQAGRITAIADVFDALTSKRPYKDAWPLEKAFALLNDQKGKHFDPELVDLFISQRDKVAQINQKWRD